A genome region from Nicotiana tabacum cultivar K326 chromosome 13, ASM71507v2, whole genome shotgun sequence includes the following:
- the LOC107804282 gene encoding monothiol glutaredoxin-S1-like, whose translation MDMVMKLGAESPVVIFSKSTCCMSHSIEILIRGFGANPTVYELDKLPNGRQMENALIELGCQLSVPAVFIGKDFIGGSNEIMSLNVRGKLKNLLLKANAIWIEINFLTSKYSRPSFHNMY comes from the coding sequence ATGGATATGGTGATGAAGTTGGGAGCAGAAAGTCCAGTAGTGATTTTCAGCAAAAGCACTTGTTGCATGTCTCACAGTATCGAAATCCTAATCCGAGGTTTCGGAGCAAATCCTACAGTTTATGAGCTCGATAAACTTCCAAATGGGAGGCAAATGGAGAATGCATTGATTGAATTAGGGTGTCAACTAAGTGTGCCAGCAGTTTTCATTGGGAAAGATTTTATAGGTGGTTCTAATGAAATTATGAGTCTTAATGTTAGAGGCAAGCTCAAGAATTTGCTTCTTAAAGCTAATGCAATTTGGATAGAGATCAATTTCCTAACTAGCAAGTATTCTAGACCTTCATTTCATAATATGTACTAG